GCGTTCATACCCGTGTGTAGCATCGGTGCCGAAGCCGATCAGCGCGATGCGGGTGTCGGTACCCGAGCGGATCGCCGATTCGGCATCGCTGTGGTAGTAACGAAACAGGTCGCGTCGCACCGGGATCTCGTCACGGTGGCACAGGCTCAGCAGATGGCGGGTGAGATGGTAGTCGTAAGGCCCGCCGGAGTCCTGCATGCACAGCGTCACGCAGCGCTCATGCGTGCTCTGGCCCGGTGCGGAGGGAGCGATATCCACCCCGACGAATTCGCTCACATCCCAGGGCAGGGCCCCGGCCGAACCGGTTCCGGTTTCCTCGGTGATGGTGAAGATCGGATGGCAGTCGACAGCCAGCAACTCCCCACGGTCGACCACTTGCTTGATCGCCGTCAGCAGGATGGCCGCGCCGGCCTTGTTGTCCAGGTGGCGCGAGCTGATGTAGCCATTCTCGGTGAACTCGGGCAGCGGGTCGAAGGCAACGAAGTCGCCGACATTGATGCCCAGTTCGAGCGTCTCGGCGCGGCTGGTGGTGTGCGCGTCGATGCGCAGCTCAACGGTGTCCCAGTTTACCGGGAGCGTATCCACGCCTTCGTTGTACGCGTGACCAGAGGCCATCAACGGCAGCACGCTGCCTCGCAGGCACCCGTTGTCGCCAAAGATGCTTACGCGGCTGCCCTCGGCAAAGCGGCTGGACCAGTGGCCGATCGGAGCGAGCTCAAGCCGACCGTTTTCCTTGATCCCGCGAACCATGGCGCCAATCGTGTCCAGGTGTGCGGCAATGGCACGGTCCGGCGAAGGCCGCTTGCCCTTGAGGGTGGCGCGGATGGTACCGCGTCGGGTGAGTTCGTAAGGGACGCCCATGGCGTCCAGGTGCTCGGCGACATAGCGCACTACGCCGTCGGTGAAGCCGGTCGGGCAAGGAATTGCCAGCATTTCCAGCAACGTGCGCTCAAGATAGGCCATGTCCGGCCCCGTGTGCGCGTGAGTCATTGAGTACCTCCGTTGGTCTCCGCTCATGGGTTGGTACGGCTGAGCGGGAACAGCAGATCGATGAAGCGCTCTGCTGTGGGCTGGGGTTCATGATTGGCCAGCCCAGGCCGTTCGTTTGCTTCGATTATCACGTATTCAGGCGGGTCGACGGCAGGCACTAGAAAGTCCAGGCCGACCACCGGAATCTGCAGCAGCTCCGCTGCCTTGATCGCATCGTCGCGTAGCCGCGGATGCAGCTGATCGGTCACGTCGATCAGTACGCCGCCGGTGTGCAGGTTGGCGGTGCGGCGGACGAACATCTGCTCGCCAGCCGGCAGCACGTCGTCCATCGAATAGCCCTGTGCTTCCACCGTACGGCGGGTCTCGTCGTCCATCGGGATGCGGCTT
The nucleotide sequence above comes from Halopseudomonas xinjiangensis. Encoded proteins:
- a CDS encoding osmoprotectant NAGGN system M42 family peptidase, whose protein sequence is MTHAHTGPDMAYLERTLLEMLAIPCPTGFTDGVVRYVAEHLDAMGVPYELTRRGTIRATLKGKRPSPDRAIAAHLDTIGAMVRGIKENGRLELAPIGHWSSRFAEGSRVSIFGDNGCLRGSVLPLMASGHAYNEGVDTLPVNWDTVELRIDAHTTSRAETLELGINVGDFVAFDPLPEFTENGYISSRHLDNKAGAAILLTAIKQVVDRGELLAVDCHPIFTITEETGTGSAGALPWDVSEFVGVDIAPSAPGQSTHERCVTLCMQDSGGPYDYHLTRHLLSLCHRDEIPVRRDLFRYYHSDAESAIRSGTDTRIALIGFGTDATHGYERTHRDSLEALTRLLVAYVYSPPMFEHDERTDPPLENFHGQLSPDTVTGNETVLPPLEEVFASEAHEPERHIEKKD